Genomic segment of Pseudothermotoga hypogea DSM 11164 = NBRC 106472:
GGCCATGTTCCAAGTTTCCACGTCACCCATGTGATCCTCTGGCATCGTGCTCAACTCAACCGAATATTCGAAACCGAACTGCGCGTAGATACGCTCTATGAGTCTGATGATTCCAACGATCTCTTGTTCTATCTGATCGATTCTGCAGAAGATGTGCGCATCGTCCTGGGTGAAGCTTCTCACGCGCAGCAAACCGTGAAGTACTCCGCTTCTCTCGTACCTGTGGACTCTACCGAACTCGAAGTATCGGATCGGCAGATCTCTGTAAGACACTGGTTTGTTCTTGTAGATGAGTATGTGCCCTGGACAGTTCATCGGCTTTATGGCGAAGTTCTGATCCTCCTTCGAGGTGAAATACATGTTCTCCTTGTAGTGGTCCCAGTGACCAGACATCCTCCACAGCTTCTCACTCATCACCAGGGGTGTCATGACCTCTTGATAACCACTCGACAAGTGTAGTTCCCTCGAAAAATTCATCAGTTCGCGCAGGATCACCGTACCTGCCGGTGTGAAAATGGGCATGCCCGGTGCGTGATCGTGGTCGATGAAGAATATGCCGAGTGCAGGGCCGAGTTTTCTGTGATCCCTCCGTCTGGCTTCCTCGATCATCTCCACATACTTGTTCAGTTCTTCCTCACTCGCAAAGGCTGTTCCGTATATCCTCTGGAGCATGGGGTTGCTCTCGTTTCCTCTCCAGTAAGCTCCGGAGAGTGACAACAACTTGAAGTGTTTCACGATCCCGGTGGATGGTAGATGAGGACCCCTGCACAGATCCACGAACTCTCCTTGCTTGTAAAACGTCACCGTTTCTTCCTGCATCTCGCTCAACAGTTCCACCTTGTACTTCTGCCCCCTTTGTTTCATGAACTCGACGGCTTCATCTTTCTTCATCGTGAAGCGTTCTATGGGGAGATCCTGTTCGATTATCTTTCTCATCTCTTCTTGAATCTTCGGAAGATCCTCTTCTACGATCTTCCCGGAGATGATTTCGAAATCGTAGTAAAAGCCGTTCTCTATGACCGGACCTATGCCGAGTAAAACCTTATCTTCACCAAAGATTCTCATCACCGCCTGCGCCATGATGTGAGACATGGTGTGCCGGTACACCTGTGGCGCCACGGGATGGTCGAGTGTGACGAACTCGATCTGACCTTCCTCCACCTCATCACGTACATCGATAAGCTTTCCATCGTGGATTGCGGCTATCACCGTCTTGCGTCCAAGCTTTTCGGCAAGAGATCCGACACTGATGGGAGCTTGAAGCTCCAATTCTCCAACGTCTTTTATGAAAAGCTTCATTCCGACACCTCCCTTTTTAAGTTAATATTACCACACAGGTGCTATCATAATTAGTGATGTACCAAGAAATTTTTCGATTGCGGAGTGATGAGGTTGAGGATAAGGGCCAAACGGCTGTTCACACCGCTGAGAGAGTTCAAAGACGTTTGTGTCACGATCGAAAACGGCAGAATCACATCCATAGGGAAAAGCAGGCTCGTGGCGGAACAGAGATATCCCATCCTTGCCCCCGCATTCATAGACAGCCACACGCATGGTGCGGTCGGCATAGATGTGATGAGCGCGACAGTCGAAGATTTTCTGAAACTCTCCGCATTCTACGCGCAGCATGGCGTTGGACTCTTCTTTCCAACGACCGTGTCTGACACGTTCAACAGTTTGTCAAAAGTGGCGGAAACTGTCAGACAAGCAATGAAAAGTGATATGCTGAAAGCGAAGATCGGTGGCCTCTATGTCGAAGGACCTTATCTGAGTCCGGTGAAGAGCGGGGCACACAGGAAAGATTTGCTCAAGGAACCTGATCTCGAGGAGCTTTCAAGGTTCGTTTCTGAGTACGGCGATGTCGTCAAAATTTTCGCCATCGCACCGGAGCTTGAGGGTGCAAAAGAGACGATCCAATTACTGCGAAGGCATAGAATAGTCGTGAGCATCGCACACACGAACGCCACCTACAAAGAGACTCTGCAAGCGATAGAGGCAGGAGCGAACCGGGCAACGCACGTGTTCAACGCGATGAGACCGTTTGATCACAGAGAACCCGGCGTGATTGGAGCCATTCTGACGAACAAGAACGTGCACTGTGAGATCATATGCGATCTGGTGCACCTTCATTCAGCGTCAATCGAGATCGTTCTCAAAACTAAGGGGCCTTTCAAGACCCTGTTGATCAGCGATTCCATTTCCGCCACGGGACTCGAAGATGGCATCTACGAACTCGGTCAAATGAAGGTCGAGGTCAAACAGGGTGTTGCCACGCTCTGCAGGCAAAACGTTCTTGCGGGAAGCACGTTGACGATCGATCGTGCGGTCAAGAATCTTGTCTTCGGTCTTGGAATACCGCTCAGGTCTGCTCTCGTCATGGCGAGTTTCACGGTGAGCAAAGCGAGTGGGATGAAGCCCAACCTGATCGCGGAAGGGATGGCTGCAAACATCGTGGCACTGGATGAAGAACTCACACCGCTGGCACTTTACGTGGATGGCCAGTTGGTTCATCGGCGTTGAATGAGGGGGAAAGACGGTGAGACTCAAGAGCATGTTTTTGCACGGTTTCAAATCGTTCGCCAGGCCCACACGATTGAACTTCTCGGAGGGGATCACGGCGATAGTTGGCCCGAACGGTGGGGGAAAATCAAACGTTGTCGATGCGATTCGCTGGGTCTTTGGAGAACAATCGATGAAACAGCTCCGTGCGGAAGAGAAATTCGACATCATCTTCGCAGGATCGAGCAGCACACCCGCTGGCTCTTTCGCCTACGTTGAACTCGTTTTCGAGCACGACGGTGATACGCTCAGCGTTGCGCGCTCTCTCTCCTCTGACGGAAAGAACGTCTACATGCTCAACGGCGAACCTGTTCGACTGAAAGATATCCACGAAAGGTTTGCGGGAACCGGTGTGGGCAAAGAACTGTACTCGATAGTCGGACAGGGACAAATAGAACGCATCACGAACGCGATGCCACAGGAGATGAGGATGCTTTTTGAAGAGGCGGCGGGCACCTCGTTCTACAGAGAAAAGAAGAGAGAAGCCCTCGTGAGACTCGAGAACGTCTCCAACAACCTGGCGCGCATAGAGGATCTGTTGATCGAGCTGGACAAACAGAGAAAATCCCTCTACCTCAAGGCCAAGAGGGCCGAACGTTACGTGGAGTACTCGCAAAGGCTTGAACAGGTAAGAAAATTCTTCTTCGGAAACGTCCTGAAGAGAGACCTCAAGAGACTGGAAAATCTCGAAACGCAATTCGGCGAAAACCAAGAAAAGATCAACCAGGTTCAGAAAAAAATCATAGAACTTGAATCGCAGTGGTCTGCACTGAAAGAAGAGTTTGCCGACGTGGACAAGGAAATAGAAACGTTCACGAATTTGCTCGAAGATTACAAGAAGAGACAAACCGCACTGACTGAAATGAGGGAGATCTACAGCAAAAAATTGAGTGAGATGGAGGCTCATTACGTTGAACTCACGACCAAGACTTACCTGATCGACGAACAAGTGTCCCAGCTCAAAAAAAGGAAAGATGAACTCAGTCTCATCTTCAAAGCCCTTCTTGAGGAAGTGAAACAGAAGGAACA
This window contains:
- the thrS gene encoding threonine--tRNA ligase, producing the protein MKLFIKDVGELELQAPISVGSLAEKLGRKTVIAAIHDGKLIDVRDEVEEGQIEFVTLDHPVAPQVYRHTMSHIMAQAVMRIFGEDKVLLGIGPVIENGFYYDFEIISGKIVEEDLPKIQEEMRKIIEQDLPIERFTMKKDEAVEFMKQRGQKYKVELLSEMQEETVTFYKQGEFVDLCRGPHLPSTGIVKHFKLLSLSGAYWRGNESNPMLQRIYGTAFASEEELNKYVEMIEEARRRDHRKLGPALGIFFIDHDHAPGMPIFTPAGTVILRELMNFSRELHLSSGYQEVMTPLVMSEKLWRMSGHWDHYKENMYFTSKEDQNFAIKPMNCPGHILIYKNKPVSYRDLPIRYFEFGRVHRYERSGVLHGLLRVRSFTQDDAHIFCRIDQIEQEIVGIIRLIERIYAQFGFEYSVELSTMPEDHMGDVETWNMATESLKNALESIKLPYVIKEGEGAFYGPKIDFHVKDSIGRMWQCATVQLDFLMPQRFDLYYVDADGSQVRPVMIHTAKYGSLERFLGILIEHFAGAFPTWLAPTQAVVLPISDRHRHYAEQIVEKFSHSGVRIKLDARHETLSYRVRESQTMKVPYMFIVGDREMNEKKISVRTRKGVDLGAKDIDEVLNTVIEEIRTRSLKNLLEG
- the nagA gene encoding N-acetylglucosamine-6-phosphate deacetylase; this translates as MRLRIRAKRLFTPLREFKDVCVTIENGRITSIGKSRLVAEQRYPILAPAFIDSHTHGAVGIDVMSATVEDFLKLSAFYAQHGVGLFFPTTVSDTFNSLSKVAETVRQAMKSDMLKAKIGGLYVEGPYLSPVKSGAHRKDLLKEPDLEELSRFVSEYGDVVKIFAIAPELEGAKETIQLLRRHRIVVSIAHTNATYKETLQAIEAGANRATHVFNAMRPFDHREPGVIGAILTNKNVHCEIICDLVHLHSASIEIVLKTKGPFKTLLISDSISATGLEDGIYELGQMKVEVKQGVATLCRQNVLAGSTLTIDRAVKNLVFGLGIPLRSALVMASFTVSKASGMKPNLIAEGMAANIVALDEELTPLALYVDGQLVHRR